DNA sequence from the Sphingomonas bisphenolicum genome:
ACGCTGCAAGGCGTCGACCAGCTGCTGTCCGCGACCAATGGGCGGCAAATCGATCTGCTCTGCGCCAATGCCGGGCGCGGCCTTGGCCATGGATTCCTTGACCAGGAGGTGGCCGACTGGCGCCGCGTCATCGACACCAATATCACGGGCACGCTCTATCTACTTCAGAAGGTGCTGAAGGACATGGTGGCCCGCGATGCCGGAAAGATACTCATCACCGGATCGATCGCCGGCTTCATTCCGGGCAGTTTTCAGGCGGTCTACAACGGCTCCAAGGCATTCGTGGACAGCTTCGCCGATGCGATCCGCAATGAGATCAAGGATAGCAAAGGGGTCACGATCACGACGCTGATGCCCGGCCCGGTCGAGACCGAATTCTTTGATCGCGCCGATATGCTCGACACCAGCGTCGGCGCATCGGAGACAAAGAGCGATCCGGCTGACGTCGCGCGCGACGGCTGGGATGCCTTGATGAAGGGCGAGGCGCATATCGTGTCCGGATGGAAGAACAAAGTGCAAGCGGCCCTGGCGCATGTCACGCCTGCCGCAGTCCTGGCGGAGCAGCATCGCAAAATGGCCGAGCCCGGTTCCGCCAGCGAGGATTGATCAAGCCACCAAGCTTCGCGGTCTCAGTTCGTGAAGCGAAGTTGGCGTCGATGGCGATGTCACGGCCCTACTGCGTCAGGGCCAGATAAGAGCCATCGCTTGGGGCTTTTCTTTCTCCACCTGACAGGCTTGAACTGCAGGGCCATGTTGCCACGCTCCTCCGTGGCATCGACGGCGTAGGCCCGCTCCTAGAGCAAATATTTGACCCTCAGCGCGCGGCTGATGGCTTAGCGAGACTGGACGATCTGTCGCCAGATCATGGGTCGATCGGTAGGTGCCGTGATGTCGATGCCAAACAGTTGCGGCAGTATCTGGCGTTCTCCCAAGCAGTCGGAAGCTGCCCACTGCCTTGCAGAGTATTTTAGGGCTGGCCCAGCGGTGTTAGCATGGCGTCACGTTCTTACTGATCGGCTGAGCTGGCACGAGACGCTTGGCATTAAAAGCCGTCTTCGCCCTTATGGTCGCCATGGCCCGTCGCGCGAGACGTTGCGCGATCCTGATCCGCGCGCCATTGTGCCTCGTCTATCACCGCCCGCTCCTTGCCGCTTGGTGGCGATGCGGGCGATACCGGCGCGGCACGTTCGTGGACTCCCTGCCCGGCTGGTCGCTGATCCGCGTCGGGGTGTTGGCCCGGGCGATTTTCTTCCATGACAATCTCCTTGCGCGGTAGGCCTTACTCTCGCGAGATCTGACGGCTCTCCTCGCCGGCCAGCTTGGCGGCTTCGACGAGACGTTTGCCCGTTTCGAGCGCGGCCGAGGCCGTCATGGTGACGGCGATGCCATCAGGTCCGTCCAGCAGGACCAGGCCTTCCTCCACGCTGGCCCGCCCTGCTTCTGTCTGCGTCCCAACGGGAATGAATTTAGCGATCATGAAAGAGCTCTTTTCTGTTGGGATATGGCGAGATCGCCGTCGATATAGAGATAGTCTGGATCGAACTGTCCGCGGCGGGCCAGGCCGGGAACATCCTGTATCTCGACCAGAGCAGAGCGGAAAACGCAAAGGCCGTCCTCCCGAAGTTGCCGCAGCACGCGGTTGGTATGGACATTGGTGATGCCACACACTTCGGATAAATCTGTCTGCGTCAGCCCCAGAGCGAAACGCCGTCCATCACTTAGCCCTGCAGATTGCATACGCACGTTTGTTTCGCTCAAAAAATGCGCGACCCGTCCGACCGCGTCCAGTCGCCCCAGCCGAAAGAGCCAGGCCCGGTGCATAGCCGCGTCGAGCAAGGTCGAGAACCAGAGCTTTCGGGACAGCGCCGGCATAGTCTCCAAGATTGTATCGAGAGTTCGATGTGGCACGATCGCGAAGGTGGCTGCTGTAAGGGTCGCGACGTCATGATCGAGTATCTTGAGCGGATAGGCGTGGAGATCGACGAAATCGCCGGGTACATGGATCGCGACTAGCTGCCGATGGCCCTCGCGGTCGTCCAGATACCGGCACATAAAGCCTTCCACCAGCAGATTGCTATGCGACAAGGCTTCTCCAGCATGCACTATGGTCATGCGTGCATCGACCGTTCGTACTTCCGATATAGCGCCTTCCAGCGCGACGCGTTCTTCACGGTCCAAATGAACACCGGCGCGGCCGCGCAAGAATCTTTCTGTAAACACGGGCGCGGTCTCACTCGTCGAACGGGTCGGATAGCGGGCTAGCCGTCATATGGCCAACGGCTCATCGGCCTGCTGTATCCGACAGACCCGAACAAATCGTCATGACGCAGATTAACATGCGCCATTCCACCGCAACTTGCCGGCTGGTCGGTTGTTCTCTCCACATCCTCTCGGATCAAATCCGCGCAATTTTTGCGCTGGAGGCTCGATCCATATCTTCGCCGACTTCACCTGCGCGTCCGGCGTGGTTTGCGCAGCCCCGAAACCTAAGGATCATTTATGTCAAAGCCTTCAAAATCCGCTTCTGCGCCCGGCAAAATCTCCGGCGAAACGCCCACAAAGGCGCCGCCTGCCGCTCCGGCCGATGCCATTTCGGATAGTTTTGCAGAGCCGCAGGGAACGGGAGGCGAGACTCATCAGACCGCCGGCGGCGACGTGGCTGTGCTGACGACCGCGCAGGGCATCCCCGTCGCCGACGACCAGAATATGCTGAAGCAAGGTTCGCGCGGCCCGACACTGCTGGAAGATTTGCATTTCCGCGAGAAGATTTTCCATTTCGACCATGAGCGCATTCCCGAGCGCGTCGTCCACGCCCGCGGCTACGGTGCCCATGGCTATTTCGAACTGACTGAATCGCTGAGCGACGTGACCCGCGCCGACGTGCTGCAGCGCGTGGGCGAGCGCGTGCCTGCTTTCGTGCGCTTCTCGACCGTGGCGGGATCGAAAGGCTCGGCCGACCTGGCGCGCGACGTGCGCGGTTTCGCGGTGAAGCTTTATACCCAGGAGGGCAATTGGGATATCGTTGGCAACAACATCCCCGTCTTCTTCATCCAGGACGCGATCAAGTTTCCCGACCTGATCCATGCCGCAAAGCCCGAGCCCGATCGCGATTTCCCGCAGGCGCAGACGGCGCACGATAATTTCTGGGACTTCATCAGCCTGACCCCGGAATCCATGCACATGGTCATGTGGATCATGTCCGACCGGACAATCCCCCGCTCACTGCGGACGATCGAGGGCTTTGGCGTCCACACGTTCCGGCTCGTCAATGCGGAGGGAAAATCGACCTTCGTAAAATTCCACTGGAAGCCCAAGCAGGGCCTGCAATCGGTCGCGTGGAACGAGGCGGTCAAGATCAACGGTGCCGATCCCGACTTTCATCGCCGCGATCTGTGGGACGCGATCAACGCAGGCGATTTTCCCGAGTGGGAGCTGGGCGTACAGCTGTTCGACGATGATTTCGCCGACAGTTTCGATTTCGACGTGCTGGATGCGACGAAGTTGATCCCCGAGGAGCTGGTGCCGGTCCGCATCGTCGGCCGCCTCGTCCTGGATCGCGTCGTCGACAATTTCTTCGCGGAGACCGAGCAGGTCGCCTTCATGACCCATAATGTCCCGCCGGGCGTCGATTTCTCCAACGATCCGCTGCTGCAGGGCCGCAACTTCTCCTATCTCGATACGCAATTGAAGCGCCTTGGCGGCCCCAACTTCACGCATATCCCGATCAATGCGCCCAAGTGCCCAATGGCCCATTTCCAGCAGGACGGACATATGGCGATGCGTAACCCCGTCGGGCGTGCGAACTACGAGCCCAATAGCTGGGGCGCCGCGCAGGGCGGCCCGCGCGAGGACCCGGTGCGCGGCTTTACAAGCTTTGCCGAAGCCGCCGATGGACCCAGGCAGCGGGTCCGATCGGAGAGCTTCGCCGACCATTACAGCCAGGCGCGGCAATTCTTCACCAGCCAGACGCCGATTGAGCAGAAGCATATCGGCGACGCGTTGGTATTCGAACTGAGCAAAGTGGAGCGGCCTGACATCCGCTCGCGCATCGTGTCGCACCTTCTTAACATCGACGAGACGCTGGCGGCGACGGTCGCGGACGGCCTTGGCCTTGCACTGCCAAAAGCGGCGCAGGCCGCGCGGCCAACGATCATGGACCTGCCGCCTTCCGATGCGCTCAGCATCGTCAGGAACGGGCCGGACAGCTTCAAGGGCCGCAAGCTCGGCATTTTGCTGACGGACGGCGCGGATGCCGCGATCTTCAATGCGCTCGTCAAAGCGGTGGAGAAAGAAGCGGCCGTCTATGAGGTGATAGCGCCCAAAATCAGCGGCGTGACACTGTCGGACGGCACGACGGTGGGGGCGAAGCAGAAAATCGATGGCGGGCCGTCGGTGCTGTACGACGCTATCGCCGTCGTCGCGTCGAAGGATGGCGCAGCGCTGCTGGCCATCGATGCGGCGGCCAAGGATTTCGTGACCGACGCCTTCACCCATTGCAAGTTCATCGCCCTGACCGCGGAGGCGCATCTGTTGTTCGAAAAGGCGGGCATCGCCGACGACATGGATGATGCCTGTCTGCCGCTCGGCGCGGTCAAGGATGCGGCGAACTTCCTTGCCGCCTGCCGCGCGCTGCGCCATTGGCCCAGGGAACTCGGCGTCGATCTCGATGCGCAGCCTGCCGCCTGACGTCGTGCACGGATCCAGACAAATCGGGGATGGCCTTGGGCCATCCCCCGTTTCGCCCATTCGCGCGCCCCGCTGCATGCGGATAGGCATCATCGCACATTTGAAGCATCCCATTGCCGAACCTTTTGCTGGCGGTCTCGAGATGCATACCCATTTGCTAGCCCGATCCCTGCGCAAGCGCGGTCATCGCGTGACGGTATTCGCCTCTTCCCGGTCCGACCCGGCAATCGGCGTGGAAGCGATCTGCGCGGAAACGGCGATGATGGCGGTCGGCACGACGGAAGCGATCGATGTCGCCTTCTTCCGGGAGCATCATGCCTATCTCAGCCTGATGACCGACCTGCGGCATCGCGACTTCGATATCATCCACAATAATTCGCTTCACTATCTGCCCGTGGCCATGGCCGACAGCCTGCCGATGCCGATGGTCACGACGCTGCATACGCCGCCTTTTTGTTGGCTTGAGAGCGGCCTGCGCCTGTGCGCGGCCCGCAACAATGCGGTGGTGGCGGTATCCCAGTCGGTCGCGACGCTATGGAACCATGTGACGCCCACGGATGCCGTCATATTGAACGGGATCGATCTCGCCAAATTCGCTTTCCGCGATCGTGCCGACCCGCAAGGCTATCTGGTCTGGTACGGCCGCATCGTTCCGGAAAAAGGCCTGCATCTGGCGATCGAGGCGGCGCGACGCATCGGCCTCCCGCTCCGGATCGCGGGGCCGATCCTGGACGAGGATTATTACAACACCTCGATCGCGCCAGCCCTGGGCACCGACGCGGTGCATGTCGGGCATCTGGCCCATGAGGATCTTGCCAAGCTGGTCGGCGGAGCGCGAGCATTTCTCTGCACGCCGATGTGGGACGAGCCCTATGGCCTGGTCGTGGCCGAAGCCCTGGCCTGCGGGGTGCCGGTGGCAGCGTTCGCGCGGGGCGCCATTCCCGAAATTCTCGACGCCCGATGCGGCGTTCTGGCGGTGCCGGATGACTTCGTCTCGCTCGCGGAAGCCGGATTGGCGGCATTGGCGCTCGATCGACGGGATTGCCGCCGACGGGCGGAAACATTGTGCGACGCCGAACGCATGGTCGACAGCTACGAAGCTCTCTACCGGCGGCAAATCGGCCGCGCGGAGCAACACACCGTCTCGAGACCAATTGCCATGCCTTTGCATCTGGGCGCTGAACGGGCCGCGTTGCATGGTTGACCTATGCGTCTGCGTACCGGCGCGCAACGAGGCGAACCGGCTGCCCATATTGTTTGGCGCGCTGGCGGCACAGACATGGCCGGGTGTCATTCCCATTTCCCTGGCCATCAACAACACGACGGACGACAGCCTTCTCGTCATTGACTTGGAGAAACGACGTCATGCCCGCCGGCTGGACATCAGGGTTGTGCAGGCGGAATTTCCGCCCGCGCAGGCGCATGCCGGATCAGCACGCAAGCTCGCTATGGATGCCGGTTTAGCCATAGCGCCCGCCGATCCAGGTGCAATCCTTGTTAGCACGGATGCGGATGCGCGGCCGCCGATCGAATGGCTGGCGAGGATCGTCGCCGCCTTTGATCGTGGAGCCGATCTGATCGGTGGACGGATCGAGGTCGATCCGAATGAGCCTCTTCCCGCATCCGTATGGCGTTTGCGGACTGCGTGGGATCGCTACTGGGAGACTGTCAGAGCGATCGAAGACAATATCGACCCGTTGCCCTGGGATCCGGCGCCGCGCCATGGCGATCATACCGGCGCCTCACTCGCGATGCGGGCTGGCCTTTATCGCGCCTGTGGCGGTGTGCCACCTTTGCCGACGGGCGAGGATCGCGCTCTGGTGACGGCGGCGCTCAAGACGGGCGCCCGGCTCGCCCATCCTGCCGATGTCTGGACATTCGTATCGCCCCGGCGGGACGGACGCGCGCAGGGGGGCATGGCCGACGCCATGCATCAGATGTTCGAAAGCGCCGAAACGGGATCGCCGCCGCTTGCCCCCGCCCTCGATCATTGGCGCGGCCGCGCGGCCTGGCGCAAGCGTTTGCGCGGGCGACCCGACGGCGACGCCCTGATCGCCCGGCGCGAACCGCTCCTTCCGCCCATGCCGCACGATATGGTGTTGGAGCTTTCCGCATGACGCGGCGGCCGATCGGTTATTATGTCCATCATCATGGTGCGGGTCACCTGGCGCGGGCGAACGCTATCGCGGCGGCGAGCGACTGGCCGGTCGTCCTGCTGGGTACCGGCATTGGCGACAGGGGGATCGACCTTAGCGACGATCGGCTGATACCGGGAGGGTTCGACGGGCTGGACGGCGCCGGTGACCGGCCAGAAGCGCTCCATTATGCTCCGCTCGATCATGAAGGCATACGATCACGAATCGCAAAGGTGAGCGAGTGGATCGCCGTCGCCCGGCCTGCGCTCATGGTGGTGGACGTCTCGGTCGAGATCGCGATGCTCGCGCGGTTGGCATCGGTGCCCGTCGTCTATGTCCGGTTGAACGGCGATCGGAGCGATCCGCCGCATGCCCAAGCCTTCGCCAGCGCCCATGCGCTGCTGGCGCCCTTTCACGAGACGTTCGAACGGTCTGAAACGCCCGATTGGGTGCGCGCGAAGACGCGCTATCTGCCGGGCATCACGCCTGTCCCTTTCAAAGCTGGCGTCGAAGCGGACAGGATATTGATTGTTGTAGGGCGTGGCGGCGTTCCGGGTAATAGCGCGTGGATCGCCGATGCAGCGCGTGCCTGTCCCCACAAGTCCTGGCGGGTGATCGGTCCGGTGACGCCGCCAGCCCGTTGCCCGTCCAACCTGATCTTCGCGGGATGGGTTGACGATCCGGCGAGCGAGATCGCGCGCGCCGCCTGCGTCATAGGCGCGGCGGGCGATGGACTGGTCGGCGCGGTGCTGGCGGCTGATCGGTCCTTCATCTGCCTGCCTGAAGACCGGCCCTTCGGCGAGCAGTTTGCAACGGCCCAAGCACTCGAAAGACTGGGTGCTGCGATTGTACTCAAGCAGTCGCCACAGCCGGTGGAGTGGCCGGATCTCATCGAACGAGAGGCGGCCATACCATCGGACGTGCGTCGGCGCCTGCATGATCCTTTGGGCGCCAAGGCGGCAGCGGTCTGGCTGGCGGCCCTGGCAGGGCGCTACATCGGCGAAAGGGCCGACGCCGCATGATCTCTTCGCCGCATCTGAAGGCCGCCCCGGACGGCCCGGCCGCCCGCGCCGCCGCCATCGCGCCCCGCCTTGCGGAACTGGGCGCCCGCTATGACGCCGCGCCCGTCTTTCCGGCCGACAGCATGCAATGCCTGGCTGCAGCCGGACTGCACCGCAGCTTCGCGCCCAATGCAAGCGGTGGCGCCGCCTATGCGGACGCTGTCGCCCGCGCACTCTGCCTGATGACTGTTCTGCGGATCGTGGGCCGTGCGGACCTCAGCGTAGGGCGACTGTACGAAGGCCATGTCAATGCGCTTGCCCTGTTCGACTGGTTCGGTTCGGTTGACCAACAGACCTCGCTCGGGCGTGCACTGGACCGCGGCGCTTTCTATGGCGTCTGGGCGACCGAGCCTGCCCCCGGCGTGCGGCTGCGGGAGCTGGACGGCCAGCAACTGCTCGAAGGCGCCAAATCTTTCGCGACCGGCGCCGGAGGTCTCGCCCATGCGATTGTCACGGCCCAGCCCCAACAGGGCCAGCGACGACTGGTGATCGTTCCGGCCAACGATCCCGCTCGCACCGACCTGTCCCACTGGCGGGTCCGGGGCATGCGCGCGACCGGAAGCGGCACCTATGACCTTACCCGCCTGCCTGTCCGGGCGGCGGACTGCCTGGGCCTGCCGGGCGATTATGACCTGGAGCCGCGTTTCACCACCGGTGCCTGGCGGTTCACGGCAGTCCAGTTGGGCGGGGTCGAGGCACTGCTCACGGAAACGCGCCTCGCCATGTCCGATGCCGCCCGGAGCGATCCGCTGCAACGCGCAAAATTCGCCGATGCGGTGGCGGCGACGCGCACCGCCTATCTCTGGGTCCGCGAATGCGCGTTGCGGGCGGCGCGTGAAGATGCCGATGGTCCGGCCTTTGCCCGGATGACCCGCGGCATCGTCGAGCGTGCCGCGCTCGACGTCATGGAACTCGCCGCGCGCATTATTGGCACGCGCAGCGCCATGGATGGGCAGCGCGTCGACAAGATCATCCGGGATTTGAGTCTCTATCTCCGGCAGGGCGGCCCCGATCATGCGCGGGACGAAGCGGCGCTGGCATGGCTCGACCATGACGCCTGGGGCGCGGACGATGCTTTATGGTGAGGATCGCCCGACAGCCACTGCGCTGGCTCGTGCTCGCGCCGCATCCTGACGACGAGACGCTGGGCGCGGGCGCGCTGATCGCGCAGACCGCTAAGGCGCGCCTGTTCGCCGGCCTTGTCTATCTGACGGACGGGTCCGGATCGCATGCCGACCTGAGCGTCGCGCTGGTGCATCGGCGCAAGCGTGAAGGGGCGGCCGCGCTCCAGCGCCTGACGGGCACGCGCGCTCAGCCGCCGATCCACCTGGGGTGGAAGGACGCCGCACCCGCCCAGCCGGGCAGCCGGGAATTTGATCGCGCAGCGCGCGCGCTGGCCGCCATTTGCCGCCGCCGCCGGGTCGATGCTCTGGCGGTCACAGCCCTGCACGAACCGCATTGCGACCATGAAGCGGCCGCGCGCCTCGCCTATGCCGTCCGGGACATCGTCGGACGCCCCCTTCTGATCGCCGAATATCTGGTCTGGGCCGAAGCGCCCGCCGCGCCGGCATGCCTTGCCATTCGCACAGCGCCGATGCTGATTGGCCAAAGGCGCCATGCCCTGGATGCCCATCGCAGCCAGCTGACCGCCGCGCACGGTCCCGGTTTTCGCTTGCCGTCGGAGCGTCGCCGCATGCCCGCCAGCGATGTGCTTTATCTGAGGAGGTCGATGTGACGCGACATGAGGCGAGCCTGGATGCAGACTATTTCGAAGGGATGTTCCGGGGAACCGACGATCCGTGGGATCTGGAGAGCAGCGACTACGAACGAGAAAAATATGCGCACACATTGCTGGCGCTCGGCTCCCGTCACTATGAACTGGGCTTCGAAGTCGGATGCGCCAAAGGCGTGCTGACACGGGGACTGGCCGAGCATTGCCGGGCGCTGCTGGCGATCGACATTAGCGAAACGGCGTTGAAGGCGGCTCGCGAACGGTGCGAGACGTTCGATCAGATATCCTTTGCTCGCATGGCTTTCCCAGACGAGGCGCCGCTCGGCAGCGCGTTCGACCTCATCATCCTGTCCGAAGTGGTATATTATTGGGATGATGGTGACATAGGCCGAGCGGCGGAATGGATCGACACGCATCTTGCCGAGGGCGGCGACTTGCTGCTGGTCCATTGGACCGGGGAGACAGACTATCCCCAGGGCGGGGACGAGGCCGTGGCGAAAATGCGCGATGCCCTTGACGCGCCCCTCCTGGTCGTCGCGGCGGAACGACGCGACCGTTATCGCCTCGATCTTTGGCGGCACGCGTCATGAGCCTCAGCGTGCTGACCATCGTCAAGGATCGGTCGGGCCATCTGGCGCAGTTGGTCGAAGGTCTCGGGCGAAGCCAGGTCCCGCCGCGGGAGCTGATCATCGTCGATATGGGCAGCCGCGTTCCTGTCGTTGTAGAAAGCATGCATTTCCCAGTTCATATTCTGCGGCTGACGCAGGCCGGCCTGCCCCTTGCGGCGGCACGTAACGCGGCGGCGCGATCAGCAAGCGGCGATACGCTGCTGTTTCTCGATGTAGACTGCATCCCGATGCATCGGTTGATAGATACCATCGCAGCGCTTGCCCTCGATAAGGACGCGCTGATTTGCGCCGAAGTCCTGTATCTTGGCCCCGACGATGCGCGCAAGGACTGGGATGAGGGCGACCTGATGGCACGGGCAACGGGCCACCCGGTCCGTCAATTTCCCGCGCGCGGATTTCGCGTGGAGGAGAATGCCGGGCTTTTCTGGTCGCTGGTCTTTGCCATCCGCCGTTCGCGCTTTTCTGCTCTAGGCGGTTTTGACGAAGCTTTTACTGGCTATGGCGCCGAAGACACGGATTTTGGTTTCCGCGCAAAACAGGCCGGCCTGCCACTGCTGTTCATGGGTGGCGCCGGCGCCTTCCACCAACATCATGATAGTTTCGATCCGCCGGTGCAGCAGCTGGCGGACATCGTCCGGAACGCTCGCCTGTTTTACCAGCGCTGGAAAGTCTGGCCCATGGAGGGCTGGCTTGCGGCTTTTAAGGAGATGGGCCTCATTGCCCGTGCGGGCGACAGGATCACGCTGTTGCGTCAGCCCACTATTGACGAAGTCGCCCAGGCGCGCGTCCGGCCCGACTGATAAGGGTCCGTCGAAAAACGGCGGGGTTCCCCCGCCGCTGATCGTCAGCCTTCCATCGAGTGCTTGATGTCCCGCATCTCGTCATGGCCGGCCTTGACCGACGTATAGCAGGTTTCAATGAGGTCGCGCACGGCAGGCGACAGTTCCATGTCGCCCAAGGCATCCTCGAACTTGGCTTTGATATGGTCTTCGCCCGCTTCCACCTCATTGATGATTGCCTTGTCGTCGCTGCCCGTTACCGCGGACTTCAAGTTGAGGAACATCCTATGGGCGCCTGCCAGCACGGTGCCGTCGTCCTCCGGGTCGCCGCCTAGAGCCGTTACCTCCTGCTGCAGACGAGATGCGATCTCGCGGCGCTCACCAGCACGGCTGGTGAACAGCGCACCGAAACGGCTGTTCTCGCTGTCCTTGGCCGCCTCGGTATAGCCGTCCACGCTGTCTAGCGTGGTAGCGATCAGGCCGTTGAGCGTGGATATATCGTGACTGGTCTCGGACATGCTGTTTCCTGTCGTAGATAAAAGGAATGCCGCCGCAGGGACACGGCCACATGGTCCAACAACGATGGGCAGCAGCGAAAGTCGCAAGAAAATTGCCGCGATTGATCTTCATTAACTTGATTTTCTCTCAGTCGGGCGGGGCCTGGATATCTGGCTCACCAGACACAGTGGGCAAACCCCATCGAAACGTGCACGTCGAAAACCACAGCAACACGGGCATGATCGTCGGCATTGTCCTAGCGCTGGCTGCGGTTGCCGTCGCACTGCTTTTCGTAACCGGCTTTTGGAGCGCGGACGTCAAGGGCGGCGCTTTGCCAAAGGTCGATGTGAAGGCTGAAGGCGGCGCACTTCCCGATGTCGATCTAAACTCCAAATAAGTCGTCTTGGGGACAAAAAATACCACGATCGACGTACCCAAAGTTAAAAATGAAAAGAAAAAAATCGACGTCCCTACCGTTGGGTTATTGCGGACGGCACGAAATAACTATGGATCATTTTTAACTTACAGACCTCACGTGGTGGCGAGGCCTGTATCCATTATCCTACTGATGTTTTGCTAAATTAAGACGCTTATAAGCAGCGAAACAAGAGATATGAATTATTAGATTTTTATTTCTGCAGCCTTTGCTATGGTTTTGTGTGGAGTTCGGTTCAGCTCCATATGCCGGGGTTGACCCTCTATCGGTTCAGGAGCGAATTTTCTGAAGCAAGTCTCATGAACAGGTTGCACAAGCGCAACTGTATATGCATTTGCGACGTTTCGAAGGGAGCGGGGCACCCCTTTCCGATGGCTTGGCCATCCTATGACACAGGATCAAAGTGGCTGAATTCGAAAAGGTCGATCTGACAAATTGCGATCGCGAACCCATTCATCTCCTCGGCGCCATCCAGACACCTGGATTCCTGATTGCGGTCAGCACCGACTGGATCATCGCCAGAGTATCGAAAAACATCCGTGACCTGCTGGGCCATGACC
Encoded proteins:
- a CDS encoding glycosyltransferase family 2 protein; translation: MLTIVKDRSGHLAQLVEGLGRSQVPPRELIIVDMGSRVPVVVESMHFPVHILRLTQAGLPLAAARNAAARSASGDTLLFLDVDCIPMHRLIDTIAALALDKDALICAEVLYLGPDDARKDWDEGDLMARATGHPVRQFPARGFRVEENAGLFWSLVFAIRRSRFSALGGFDEAFTGYGAEDTDFGFRAKQAGLPLLFMGGAGAFHQHHDSFDPPVQQLADIVRNARLFYQRWKVWPMEGWLAAFKEMGLIARAGDRITLLRQPTIDEVAQARVRPD
- a CDS encoding PA2169 family four-helix-bundle protein, whose amino-acid sequence is MSETSHDISTLNGLIATTLDSVDGYTEAAKDSENSRFGALFTSRAGERREIASRLQQEVTALGGDPEDDGTVLAGAHRMFLNLKSAVTGSDDKAIINEVEAGEDHIKAKFEDALGDMELSPAVRDLIETCYTSVKAGHDEMRDIKHSMEG